From Cloacibacillus sp. An23, the proteins below share one genomic window:
- a CDS encoding ATP-NAD kinase family protein, whose amino-acid sequence MKAGFIVNPVAGMGGSVALKGTDGEETLRRAIELGAQPRASERAETALREFADAARGTLFLTPSGAMGAGLLTKYGIEHETLFETEARTTAEETRRAARMMLEEGAELIIFAGGDGTARDVCAAVGDKIPVVGIPAGVKIHSAVYAKRPIDAGRLIKNFLEGRVKRFTEAEVMDIDEDAFREGRVSARLYGYMRVPDDAEYMQERKSGGGAGSSEESANLAAFLAGSMKPGTLYLIGSGSTTMRLKERLGINGTLLGVDAVKDGAQLGKDLTAEQIKNLLAQEKPEDRSLIITVIGGQGHIFGRGNQQLSPDVIKMIPHENITVAATPGKMAGLFGKSLIADTGDAALDEELKGYVPVVTGHSRRMMVKIE is encoded by the coding sequence ATGAAGGCCGGCTTCATCGTCAACCCCGTCGCAGGAATGGGCGGTTCCGTCGCTCTCAAAGGCACGGACGGCGAAGAAACTCTGCGCCGCGCCATAGAGCTCGGCGCGCAGCCGCGCGCCTCGGAACGCGCGGAAACGGCGCTGCGCGAATTTGCGGACGCAGCGCGCGGAACGCTGTTCCTTACGCCGTCGGGGGCGATGGGGGCCGGCCTTCTTACAAAATACGGAATCGAGCACGAGACGCTCTTTGAGACCGAAGCGCGCACGACCGCGGAAGAGACGCGCCGCGCCGCGCGGATGATGCTCGAAGAGGGCGCGGAGCTGATAATCTTCGCCGGCGGAGACGGCACGGCGCGCGACGTATGCGCCGCCGTCGGAGACAAGATACCCGTCGTCGGCATCCCCGCGGGAGTCAAGATACACTCCGCCGTCTACGCCAAGCGTCCTATCGACGCGGGGCGGCTCATAAAGAACTTTCTCGAAGGCCGCGTAAAGCGTTTCACCGAGGCCGAGGTCATGGACATAGACGAGGATGCCTTCCGCGAGGGGCGCGTCAGCGCGCGCCTCTACGGCTACATGCGCGTGCCCGACGACGCCGAATATATGCAGGAGCGCAAATCCGGCGGCGGAGCCGGAAGCTCGGAGGAATCGGCGAACCTCGCGGCCTTCCTCGCCGGTTCGATGAAGCCCGGGACGCTTTACCTTATCGGCTCCGGCTCGACGACGATGAGATTAAAAGAGCGCCTCGGCATAAACGGGACGCTGCTCGGCGTCGACGCCGTGAAAGACGGCGCGCAGCTCGGGAAGGACCTCACTGCGGAGCAGATAAAAAACCTGCTCGCGCAGGAAAAACCGGAAGACCGCTCGCTCATAATCACCGTGATAGGCGGTCAGGGACATATCTTCGGCCGCGGCAACCAGCAGCTCAGCCCCGATGTCATAAAAATGATCCCGCACGAAAACATCACAGTCGCCGCGACGCCGGGCAAAATGGCCGGTCTCTTCGGCAAGAGCCTCATAGCCGACACAGGAGACGCCGCGCTCGACGAGGAGCTCAAAGGCTACGTCCCGGTGGTGACGGGCCACAGCCGCCGCATGATGGTAAAAATTGAGTGA
- a CDS encoding isochorismatase family cysteine hydrolase produces the protein MKANPKYLSFYYQDIDELPAIKIEPAKTALLIVDMQKHFLSKDGYDAELFKKMGEWDRWKHYFDYVENVTIPNNKRLIECCRKNSIEVTYGRIASLKANGADRARVQSTIGWNNILVPIDSEGAAMMDELAPEKDDIVVNKTTDSVSLGTNYSELMRNMGIDTIIVTGVVTDQCVAGTVRVLADHNFKVICVEDCCAAPDMELHHMELKIMNIIYCNVLSTDETIALIEGRAK, from the coding sequence ATGAAAGCGAATCCGAAGTATTTGTCATTTTATTATCAGGATATTGACGAATTGCCTGCGATAAAAATTGAGCCTGCTAAAACGGCTTTGCTTATAGTCGATATGCAAAAGCATTTTTTATCTAAAGACGGATATGATGCGGAGCTTTTTAAAAAAATGGGTGAATGGGATCGCTGGAAACATTATTTTGATTATGTTGAGAATGTTACGATTCCTAATAATAAACGGCTCATTGAATGTTGCCGCAAAAACAGCATTGAAGTTACATACGGTAGGATAGCGTCTCTAAAAGCTAACGGAGCAGACAGGGCAAGAGTGCAGAGTACTATTGGGTGGAATAATATTTTAGTTCCGATTGATTCTGAGGGAGCCGCTATGATGGATGAATTAGCTCCTGAAAAAGATGATATCGTAGTCAATAAAACAACTGACAGCGTCAGCCTTGGAACAAATTATTCTGAACTTATGCGAAATATGGGAATTGACACGATTATTGTTACTGGGGTCGTCACAGATCAGTGTGTGGCCGGAACCGTGAGAGTGCTTGCCGACCATAATTTTAAGGTAATTTGCGTTGAAGATTGCTGCGCCGCTCCAGATATGGAATTACACCACATGGAATTGAAGATTATGAACATCATTTATTGTAATGTGCTGTCTACTGACGAAACAATCGCTTTAATCGAAGGAAGAGCTAAATAA
- a CDS encoding APC family permease: MSSALKKELTLSQIIAMAAGGMIAAWMVEIRYWFELTGPSSLLCLLACGIILLPLCLIYTEMTAMLPYAGGENIWASNAFNWDFGWLVGWCMFLLYLSAMPNVTIGISTMVSYLYPLNFIELKILACVILSVWFVMVNLEIKHLAKVQDIMFWGTLVVSLVTSMIFVFSDEWRWSNISPWFPKGAAGFSAGLGLLMFKFIGFDLIAVLVEESNFSKKKIIIGFIGSILCTFLVYGLAILGVAGIVSQEWIAQTDIVDPRVADILGMHWLALVIVIMGAITCITTLSGFWLAASRTMFGAALQRQVPKKLALLNRYGQPWVANTLVYICSLYFCIMAPEAWINYIFTITVGAAGIIYLFVSLSFLKLRRMKPHWERPYRCPYGLFMGLESILFCIYCLYQCVKAMDAATWIALGVYFVIGGMLYAYAKYKQSTSPEEWKPLIQSPDNVTL, encoded by the coding sequence ATGTCAAGCGCATTAAAAAAAGAGTTGACTCTCTCTCAAATTATAGCAATGGCCGCGGGCGGAATGATAGCTGCGTGGATGGTTGAAATACGGTATTGGTTTGAACTTACTGGGCCAAGCTCTTTGCTATGCCTTCTTGCCTGCGGTATTATATTGTTGCCGTTGTGCTTGATATATACAGAAATGACGGCCATGCTCCCTTATGCTGGCGGTGAAAATATATGGGCTAGCAATGCATTTAATTGGGATTTTGGGTGGCTGGTCGGGTGGTGCATGTTTTTGCTCTACTTGTCCGCAATGCCGAACGTAACAATCGGCATCTCCACAATGGTATCTTATCTATACCCGTTGAACTTTATAGAATTAAAAATCCTCGCCTGTGTGATATTATCCGTATGGTTTGTAATGGTCAATCTAGAAATAAAACATTTAGCAAAGGTTCAGGACATTATGTTCTGGGGGACTCTGGTTGTCTCACTTGTTACTTCTATGATTTTTGTATTTAGCGACGAGTGGAGATGGAGCAACATATCGCCTTGGTTTCCCAAAGGTGCGGCCGGATTCAGCGCTGGTCTAGGACTTTTAATGTTTAAGTTTATTGGCTTCGATTTGATTGCAGTATTAGTCGAAGAATCCAATTTTTCTAAGAAGAAAATAATCATAGGCTTTATCGGCAGTATATTATGCACGTTCCTTGTCTATGGACTTGCTATACTTGGAGTAGCCGGGATAGTTTCGCAGGAATGGATTGCACAGACAGATATTGTTGACCCACGTGTAGCTGACATATTGGGCATGCATTGGCTGGCGTTGGTAATAGTCATTATGGGGGCAATTACGTGCATAACAACTCTGTCTGGGTTCTGGCTTGCTGCATCTAGGACTATGTTTGGAGCAGCTTTACAGAGACAGGTGCCCAAGAAGTTAGCTCTTCTTAATCGCTATGGACAGCCATGGGTGGCCAATACATTGGTCTATATTTGTTCGTTATATTTCTGCATCATGGCACCTGAAGCGTGGATAAACTATATATTTACAATAACAGTCGGCGCTGCCGGTATAATATACCTATTTGTTTCACTGTCATTCCTTAAACTGCGCAGGATGAAGCCACATTGGGAACGCCCGTATCGTTGCCCTTACGGGTTATTTATGGGACTAGAATCTATTTTGTTCTGTATATACTGTTTGTACCAGTGTGTTAAGGCTATGGATGCTGCAACATGGATAGCGCTTGGTGTGTATTTTGTAATTGGCGGTATGTTGTATGCATATGCAAAGTATAAACAAAGTACGTCTCCAGAAGAATGGAAACCTTTGATCCAGTCTCCTGACAACGTTACACTGTAA
- a CDS encoding SDR family NAD(P)-dependent oxidoreductase: MAHYDELKGKRVLITGAASGIGLATAQVFAAQGSKVFVVDYNKSAVEKVMAENPAFSGYSLCDVSKEEDVKAAFEKMDAELGGIDVLISNAGISIRSDFTDITYEQWKKVIDINLNGMFLCAKEAAKRMLAQKSGVILMTASTNGTEGHRWYTDYNASKAGVILLTKSMALELAPVVRVNCVCPGYVLTPMQRAEYTDEMLAKVNEGIPMKRHAEPEEIGKLYAFLASDDAAYITGADIRIDGGETAGLY, encoded by the coding sequence ATGGCTCATTACGACGAATTAAAAGGCAAAAGGGTGCTCATAACCGGGGCCGCCAGCGGCATCGGGCTGGCTACGGCGCAGGTGTTCGCCGCGCAGGGTTCGAAGGTCTTCGTAGTAGACTACAACAAAAGCGCGGTCGAGAAGGTCATGGCGGAGAATCCCGCCTTCTCGGGGTACAGCCTCTGCGACGTCAGCAAAGAAGAAGACGTGAAGGCGGCCTTTGAAAAGATGGACGCGGAGCTCGGCGGCATCGACGTGCTCATATCCAACGCGGGCATCAGCATCCGCTCCGACTTCACCGACATCACCTACGAGCAGTGGAAGAAGGTCATCGACATCAACCTCAACGGCATGTTCCTCTGCGCCAAGGAGGCCGCGAAGCGCATGCTCGCGCAGAAGAGCGGCGTGATACTCATGACCGCATCGACGAACGGCACCGAGGGACACCGCTGGTACACCGACTACAACGCATCGAAGGCCGGCGTCATCCTTCTCACGAAGAGCATGGCGCTTGAGCTCGCGCCGGTCGTGCGCGTCAACTGCGTCTGCCCGGGCTATGTGCTCACACCGATGCAGCGCGCCGAGTACACCGACGAGATGCTCGCGAAGGTCAACGAGGGCATCCCGATGAAGCGCCACGCAGAGCCCGAGGAGATCGGAAAGCTTTACGCCTTCCTCGCCTCCGACGACGCGGCCTACATCACTGGAGCCGACATCAGGATAGACGGCGGAGAAACCGCGGGGCTTTACTAA
- a CDS encoding amidohydrolase, which yields MDKTSYVVKGKIWTGDGSLPYAGWFRVRDGAVTETGLSGDFAPEPGEEVLDFGTNLVLPGFTDAHIHFTAFAKRRLYRDLSNVRSLEEMLDALREECAKAGKGKWVRCINYNESCWENPRLPDIHMLDEAAPDNPVILSRYCGHNHNVNTAGFKKAGLYDSESGDIVRGADGTPTGLITEGGAGTIIEAVAAEYETPEKLRELIHEACIELVSQGITAVHANDAPSYALGEDLAAMQDLEAQGRLPLRVLCYHDRLPNYTIKSGFGNDMISFAGLKLFADGCLGGHTAALNEPYSDAPETRGLLNWTDGEMYSMLAEACRRGIQVQIHAIGDTAIEQVVAAIEKVVAEYGRPELPFRINHCIVCPKSVVERIAASGSAVDLQPVQAYTDRQMAPLRLGARMEHSYSFRTLQDAGILLTGSSDAPVEDPNPWISIWCAVCRSEDDGSPLAGFNPDEKLDLDSALKLYTVNPWKAVGRGGSFGKIAPGYAADFTVVDGDPTAGPEDGLRRVKNIATFVGGRCVFKRD from the coding sequence GTGGACAAGACATCTTACGTTGTAAAGGGAAAGATATGGACCGGCGACGGCTCTCTGCCGTACGCCGGATGGTTCCGCGTGCGGGACGGCGCCGTCACGGAGACAGGGCTCTCCGGCGATTTCGCGCCCGAGCCGGGCGAGGAAGTGCTGGACTTCGGCACGAACCTCGTTCTTCCGGGGTTCACCGACGCGCACATACATTTCACAGCTTTCGCGAAACGCAGGCTGTACCGCGATCTCTCGAACGTGCGTTCTCTTGAGGAGATGCTCGACGCGCTGCGCGAGGAGTGCGCGAAGGCCGGCAAGGGCAAATGGGTCAGGTGCATCAACTACAACGAGAGCTGCTGGGAGAATCCCCGGCTCCCCGACATTCATATGCTCGACGAGGCCGCGCCCGACAATCCCGTGATACTGAGCCGCTACTGCGGCCACAACCACAACGTCAACACCGCCGGCTTTAAAAAGGCGGGACTTTACGATTCGGAGAGCGGCGACATCGTGCGCGGCGCCGACGGTACGCCCACGGGGCTGATAACCGAAGGCGGCGCGGGAACGATAATAGAGGCGGTCGCGGCGGAGTACGAAACGCCGGAAAAGCTGCGCGAACTCATACACGAGGCCTGTATCGAACTCGTATCGCAGGGCATAACCGCCGTACACGCCAACGACGCTCCGTCCTACGCGCTCGGCGAAGACCTCGCCGCGATGCAGGACCTCGAGGCGCAGGGCCGCCTGCCGCTTCGCGTGCTCTGCTACCACGACAGGCTGCCGAACTATACGATAAAGAGCGGCTTCGGCAACGACATGATTTCATTCGCAGGGCTGAAGCTCTTCGCGGACGGCTGCCTCGGCGGGCACACCGCCGCCCTGAACGAGCCGTATTCTGACGCGCCGGAGACGCGCGGACTGCTCAACTGGACGGACGGCGAGATGTATTCGATGCTTGCGGAAGCGTGCCGCCGCGGAATACAGGTGCAGATACACGCGATAGGCGACACGGCGATAGAACAGGTCGTCGCAGCGATTGAAAAGGTCGTCGCGGAATACGGGCGTCCCGAGCTGCCGTTCCGCATCAATCACTGCATCGTGTGCCCGAAGTCCGTCGTCGAACGCATCGCCGCGAGCGGCTCGGCGGTCGATCTTCAGCCCGTTCAGGCGTACACCGACAGGCAGATGGCTCCGCTCCGCCTCGGCGCGCGCATGGAACATTCGTATTCATTCAGGACGCTTCAGGATGCAGGGATACTTCTGACCGGCTCGAGCGACGCTCCGGTCGAGGACCCGAACCCGTGGATCTCTATATGGTGTGCCGTCTGCCGCTCGGAGGACGACGGCTCGCCGCTCGCCGGATTCAACCCCGACGAGAAACTCGACCTGGATTCCGCGCTGAAGCTGTACACCGTCAACCCGTGGAAGGCCGTGGGCCGCGGCGGAAGCTTCGGCAAAATCGCGCCGGGATACGCCGCGGACTTCACCGTCGTGGACGGCGACCCGACCGCAGGGCCAGAAGACGGCCTGCGCCGCGTGAAGAACATCGCCACCTTCGTCGGCGGGCGGTGCGTGTTTAAGAGAGACTGA
- the nhaC gene encoding Na+/H+ antiporter NhaC, with protein sequence MSNNMPEYRPQTWVCFTILGFMLFAMCSAIFITGLQLHITMLTAMGFCILMLVLTGCPYKKLEFAIISSGELTIPTVLILYTIGAVMGSWIASGTVPMIIYWGLKLINPSIFLCTACLACVITSLATGSSWSTVGTVGVALMGVGMGLGVNPAMTAGAVVSGAAFGDKMSPMSDTTNVAPAVAGADLFDHIRAMLFTGGPALVLALIGFLFLGFSHGGSADSETIATILTSLDSIFNLNFTTLIPVVLVIGLAVLKFPAMPTLLISALVAALLAIVVQGQSISSIMTIMENGFVSKTGNAAIDTLLSRGGMFSMHYTASLTVIVMAFGGILEKCGILDNVLNKMKVMTRTVGTMVATTVLVEILLNLITASQYMTLILGGKLMMPAYREKDMLPQCLSRTLEDSGTVTSLLIPWNLCGAFASAAVGVNSFEYLPYALFNWICPLIAIVWGFTGMFQWKTGQIPSKRTYRSIEDEERAMVDEARELGEEANLK encoded by the coding sequence ATGAGTAATAATATGCCGGAATACCGGCCACAGACGTGGGTATGCTTCACTATACTCGGATTTATGCTTTTCGCTATGTGCAGCGCCATCTTCATAACCGGGCTGCAGCTTCATATAACGATGCTCACCGCCATGGGCTTCTGTATACTGATGCTCGTCCTTACCGGCTGTCCTTATAAAAAGCTTGAGTTCGCAATCATATCCAGCGGAGAACTGACGATACCGACGGTGCTTATCCTCTATACGATAGGCGCGGTCATGGGGTCGTGGATCGCCAGCGGTACGGTCCCCATGATCATCTACTGGGGGCTTAAGCTCATCAACCCGAGCATATTCCTGTGCACGGCGTGCCTCGCATGCGTCATCACCTCCCTCGCCACGGGAAGCTCGTGGTCCACGGTCGGGACCGTCGGCGTAGCGCTGATGGGCGTCGGGATGGGGCTCGGCGTCAATCCGGCGATGACCGCTGGAGCCGTGGTCTCCGGCGCCGCCTTCGGCGACAAGATGTCCCCGATGTCCGACACGACGAACGTGGCGCCGGCCGTCGCCGGAGCCGACCTCTTCGACCATATCAGGGCGATGCTCTTCACCGGCGGCCCGGCGCTGGTGCTTGCGCTGATAGGCTTCCTGTTCCTCGGATTTTCGCACGGCGGCAGCGCCGACAGCGAGACTATAGCGACCATTCTGACGTCGCTCGATTCCATATTCAATCTTAATTTCACGACTCTGATTCCAGTCGTGCTCGTGATAGGGCTCGCCGTGCTGAAATTCCCGGCCATGCCGACGCTGCTTATTTCGGCGCTCGTCGCCGCGCTCCTCGCCATCGTCGTGCAGGGGCAGAGCATCTCGTCGATTATGACTATCATGGAAAACGGCTTCGTTTCCAAGACCGGCAACGCCGCTATAGACACGCTGCTTTCGCGCGGCGGAATGTTCTCCATGCACTATACGGCGAGCCTTACCGTCATCGTCATGGCCTTCGGCGGCATCCTTGAAAAGTGCGGAATTCTGGACAACGTGCTGAACAAGATGAAGGTCATGACGCGCACGGTGGGAACGATGGTCGCGACTACGGTGCTCGTCGAGATTCTGCTGAATCTGATCACCGCGAGCCAGTACATGACGCTCATTCTCGGCGGAAAGCTTATGATGCCCGCCTACAGGGAAAAGGATATGCTGCCTCAGTGCCTCTCGAGGACGCTCGAGGACTCCGGCACGGTAACGTCGCTCCTGATACCGTGGAACCTCTGCGGGGCCTTCGCGTCCGCGGCGGTCGGCGTCAATTCCTTCGAGTATCTGCCGTACGCTCTCTTCAACTGGATATGCCCGCTGATAGCGATCGTATGGGGCTTCACCGGCATGTTCCAGTGGAAAACGGGGCAGATACCCAGCAAGCGCACCTACCGCTCGATAGAGGACGAAGAGCGCGCGATGGTCGATGAGGCCCGCGAGCTCGGCGAAGAGGCCAACCTTAAGTAA
- a CDS encoding LysE family transporter, with protein MYYFVQGLTLGLAYVAPIGVQNLFVINSAMAQSRRRALLTALIVVFFDVTLALFCFFGVGALIQRYEWLQMCVLGIGGLIVIKIGAGLLREKPRELGSPGEGMPLMRTAASACVVTWFNPQALIDGTMMLGAFYVTLPPEQSAAFIGGVACASALWFTGLSLVVSLFRDRLGARLLRAVNIVCGVVIIFYGAKLLYGLTRFF; from the coding sequence GTGTACTATTTCGTGCAGGGGCTGACTCTAGGCCTCGCCTATGTCGCTCCGATAGGAGTTCAGAATCTGTTCGTGATCAACTCCGCGATGGCGCAGAGCCGCAGGCGCGCGCTGCTGACGGCGCTTATAGTGGTCTTCTTCGACGTTACTCTCGCGCTGTTCTGCTTCTTCGGCGTCGGAGCGCTGATACAGAGGTATGAATGGCTTCAAATGTGCGTCCTCGGCATAGGCGGCCTCATAGTCATAAAAATCGGCGCCGGCCTGCTGCGCGAGAAGCCGCGCGAGCTGGGCTCGCCCGGCGAGGGCATGCCGCTGATGCGCACGGCCGCATCGGCCTGCGTCGTCACGTGGTTCAACCCGCAGGCGCTGATAGACGGCACGATGATGCTCGGCGCTTTCTACGTCACGCTGCCGCCGGAGCAGTCCGCGGCCTTCATCGGCGGCGTAGCCTGCGCCTCTGCCTTGTGGTTCACCGGGCTCTCGCTCGTCGTCTCGCTTTTCCGCGACAGGCTCGGAGCCCGCTTGCTGCGCGCCGTCAACATCGTGTGCGGCGTCGTGATAATTTTCTACGGAGCCAAGCTGCTGTACGGACTTACGCGCTTTTTCTAG
- a CDS encoding Na+/H+ antiporter NhaC family protein, producing the protein MKAIMKLTPIIVIAGLMVSGMDILLAAPISFMYASIVAMAVDKFKFGDCMNAALENLKHFLIVFLILEVAYAVAECFMATGVAAAVINMSLAAGLSAKTVAVVAFVLTCILSTATGTSWGTFAACAPIFLWLNHIVGGDILLTIGAIAGGSCFGDNIGLISDTTIVSSGIQQVEVIDRVRHQGVWSGLCLIIGAIIFYVASMGMPGTTAQASEAISQIPPVVWRALADERPSAVTLLNLVREGVPYYMVIPLILVIGTAIKGYSTLICIACGIISSLILGLIAGTVESLSSFLDLVYTGFSDAGGWSIAMMLWVGAFGGVMRLMNAFDSVAALIVKTVRNVRQLMFANSLMCLIGNAALSDEMAQIVTISPIIKDITEKNVVASKKDMYTLALRNATFADAMGVLGSQLIPWHCYMGFFLGISASVYPLASGITAGGVIAHNYYAMVAVGSMLLLTLTGWDRFIPLFKLPSEPQVYLKKNAAQYEGGK; encoded by the coding sequence ATGAAAGCCATTATGAAACTTACTCCGATCATCGTCATCGCCGGGCTTATGGTATCCGGTATGGATATACTGCTCGCCGCTCCTATTTCCTTTATGTACGCTTCGATCGTCGCAATGGCCGTCGATAAATTCAAGTTCGGCGACTGTATGAACGCGGCGCTTGAAAATCTCAAGCACTTCCTTATAGTCTTTTTGATTCTTGAAGTCGCCTACGCAGTCGCCGAATGCTTTATGGCGACCGGAGTAGCCGCCGCAGTCATCAACATGTCGCTCGCGGCCGGACTCAGCGCGAAGACCGTCGCCGTGGTCGCCTTCGTGCTGACCTGCATCCTTTCCACGGCCACAGGGACGTCCTGGGGAACGTTCGCCGCGTGCGCGCCGATATTCCTCTGGCTCAACCACATCGTCGGCGGCGATATACTTCTCACCATCGGAGCAATAGCCGGCGGCTCCTGCTTCGGCGACAACATTGGGCTTATCTCCGACACCACGATAGTCAGCTCCGGCATCCAGCAGGTCGAGGTCATAGACCGTGTGCGCCATCAGGGCGTATGGTCGGGACTTTGCCTCATCATCGGCGCGATCATATTCTATGTGGCTTCCATGGGCATGCCGGGGACTACGGCGCAGGCTTCGGAGGCTATTTCGCAGATTCCGCCCGTCGTCTGGCGCGCGCTGGCCGACGAACGCCCATCGGCAGTCACGCTGCTCAACCTCGTGCGTGAGGGCGTGCCGTATTACATGGTGATCCCGCTTATTCTTGTAATCGGCACCGCCATCAAAGGATACAGCACGCTTATCTGCATTGCGTGCGGAATAATCTCGTCGCTGATTCTGGGCCTCATCGCGGGTACGGTTGAAAGCCTCAGCTCCTTCCTCGACCTTGTCTACACGGGATTCTCCGACGCCGGCGGCTGGTCGATAGCGATGATGCTCTGGGTAGGAGCCTTCGGCGGCGTAATGCGCCTCATGAACGCATTCGACTCCGTCGCGGCGCTCATCGTCAAGACGGTGCGCAACGTGCGCCAGCTTATGTTCGCCAACAGCCTCATGTGCCTTATAGGCAACGCCGCGCTGTCGGACGAAATGGCGCAGATAGTCACCATCAGCCCGATAATCAAGGACATCACGGAAAAGAACGTAGTCGCGTCGAAGAAAGATATGTACACGCTCGCGCTGCGCAACGCGACGTTTGCGGACGCGATGGGCGTCCTCGGCTCGCAGCTCATTCCGTGGCACTGCTATATGGGATTCTTCCTCGGCATCAGCGCGTCGGTCTATCCTCTCGCCTCCGGCATCACGGCGGGCGGAGTGATCGCCCACAACTATTACGCGATGGTCGCCGTAGGCTCCATGCTTCTGCTGACGCTCACGGGCTGGGACCGCTTCATCCCGCTTTTCAAACTTCCGTCCGAGCCGCAGGTCTACCTCAAGAAAAACGCGGCGCAGTACGAAGGCGGAAAGTAA
- the pyrR gene encoding bifunctional pyr operon transcriptional regulator/uracil phosphoribosyltransferase PyrR → MAELREKAQLMDSQDLNRVIRRIAHEMVEHNKGTENMVLVGIHRRGVYIARRLQKLIEEAEGQKVPCGELDITLYRDDLTALAEQPIIHSTRIPVDIAGKHVFLVDDVLFTGRTVRAALEALVDLGRPQIVQLAVIIDRGHRELPIHADICGKKVPTSKNEVIEVKVSELDGKDEVVICERDA, encoded by the coding sequence ATGGCGGAACTCAGAGAGAAAGCGCAGCTTATGGATTCGCAGGACTTGAACCGCGTCATTCGCCGCATCGCCCACGAGATGGTGGAGCACAACAAGGGCACTGAAAACATGGTGCTCGTCGGCATCCACCGCCGCGGCGTCTATATCGCGCGCAGGCTCCAGAAGCTTATCGAAGAGGCCGAGGGGCAGAAGGTTCCGTGCGGCGAGCTCGACATAACGCTTTACCGCGACGACCTCACGGCGCTCGCCGAGCAGCCGATAATCCACAGCACGAGGATTCCTGTCGATATAGCGGGAAAGCACGTCTTCCTCGTCGACGACGTGCTCTTCACGGGGCGCACGGTGCGCGCGGCGCTCGAAGCCCTGGTCGATCTCGGACGGCCCCAGATAGTGCAGCTAGCGGTCATCATCGACCGCGGACACAGGGAGCTGCCGATCCACGCCGACATTTGCGGGAAGAAAGTGCCGACCTCTAAGAACGAGGTCATAGAAGTAAAAGTTTCTGAGCTTGACGGAAAGGACGAGGTGGTAATCTGTGAGCGCGACGCTTAA
- a CDS encoding aspartate carbamoyltransferase catalytic subunit — MTWRHRSVIDVDDWTREEFLFFLDQSRHMENVMDRPVKKVPALRGKMCVNLFFENSTRTRVSFELAEKMLSADVVNWSVSGSSTAKGETMRDTAWTLEAMGADIVVMRHGAVGAAQYLASKLKHGIVLNAGDGTHAHPTQALLDVYTAWKHFGSLEGRKIALVGDVLHSRVARSDVIAFKTMGCEVVLSGPPTLMPREVECLGVTYERDARKAVEDADMVYLLRIQRERQQDGLFPSVDEYHRWWGADEELMKLAKPGALAMHPGPINRGVEIASEVADGHQSVILEQVRSGVATRMALLYLCGGGAR; from the coding sequence ATGACATGGCGCCATAGGAGCGTCATCGACGTAGACGACTGGACGCGCGAGGAATTTCTTTTCTTCCTCGACCAGTCGCGCCACATGGAGAACGTTATGGACAGGCCGGTGAAGAAAGTCCCGGCGCTCCGCGGCAAGATGTGCGTGAACCTTTTCTTTGAGAACTCGACTCGCACGCGCGTTTCGTTCGAGCTCGCGGAGAAGATGCTCTCGGCCGACGTCGTAAACTGGTCGGTCTCCGGCTCTTCGACGGCCAAGGGCGAGACGATGCGCGACACGGCGTGGACTCTCGAAGCTATGGGCGCGGACATCGTAGTCATGCGCCACGGTGCGGTCGGCGCGGCTCAGTACCTCGCCTCGAAGCTCAAGCACGGCATCGTGCTCAACGCGGGCGACGGCACCCACGCGCACCCGACGCAGGCGCTTCTCGACGTCTACACGGCGTGGAAGCACTTCGGCAGCCTCGAAGGACGCAAAATAGCGCTCGTCGGCGACGTGCTGCACAGCCGCGTCGCGCGCAGCGACGTCATAGCCTTCAAGACTATGGGCTGCGAAGTCGTTCTTTCCGGCCCGCCGACCCTCATGCCGCGCGAGGTCGAGTGCCTCGGCGTCACCTACGAGCGCGACGCGCGCAAGGCCGTCGAGGACGCTGACATGGTCTACCTGCTCCGCATCCAGCGCGAGCGCCAGCAGGACGGGTTGTTCCCGTCGGTCGACGAGTATCACCGCTGGTGGGGCGCGGACGAAGAACTCATGAAGCTCGCGAAGCCCGGCGCTCTCGCGATGCATCCCGGACCGATCAACCGCGGCGTCGAAATCGCCTCCGAGGTGGCGGACGGACATCAAAGCGTGATACTGGAGCAGGTTCGTTCGGGCGTCGCCACGAGGATGGCGCTTCTCTATCTCTGCGGCGGAGGTGCGAGATAA